From the genome of Candidatus Poribacteria bacterium, one region includes:
- the holA gene encoding DNA polymerase III subunit delta — protein sequence MARSGTGSNARQRLGEIRNIRDIPQAIRGGSVAPVYLAFGSEQYLLEELTDAIVAALSPDAAARSMNVDMLDGTVTTVEELTSIAETFPMAGNRRVVVVHDPAFLSGAAIPTPVEALQQASDAHDSGNDSRALGLLFVALGLEPVPLDSSEAQLQMAALRADVLTQAPALAAFLDGAAGTFGEMPLPDSTDAVSSASRFSEWLSEGPPPTCTVVLMVRGSVDGRSPLVREIARVGVVADVDSLLSGSGGAASRDTVARFIGKRLNDADRRIASDALAAFRSRTNDDLGRIVDELEKLVAYVGDAEEITLSDVTAAVSDGTSSSVFDLTDALGARDLAKALMCLDDVLKQGEPPLRVHAMLVRQVRMMLQARLLCESGRVLDVAPEMSYGAFSSGVHGKWDAETVRSLPSGAQTNLLKQKPYAAYLAFRQSAKFTTAELLVAYERLIEADEEMKSSGGFGDLSLSRTIERIIRPTGSAG from the coding sequence ATGGCGCGATCCGGCACGGGGTCCAACGCCCGACAGCGTCTGGGCGAGATCCGCAACATCCGCGATATCCCCCAAGCGATCCGCGGCGGATCGGTGGCGCCGGTCTACCTTGCGTTCGGCTCCGAGCAATACCTGCTGGAAGAGCTCACTGACGCCATCGTGGCGGCGCTGTCGCCCGACGCGGCGGCGCGGTCGATGAATGTCGACATGCTGGACGGAACCGTGACGACGGTCGAGGAGCTGACGTCGATCGCAGAGACGTTCCCGATGGCGGGGAACCGTCGCGTCGTCGTGGTGCATGATCCGGCGTTCCTCAGCGGCGCGGCGATTCCCACGCCGGTCGAAGCCCTGCAACAGGCATCCGACGCGCACGATTCGGGCAACGACTCGCGGGCGCTTGGGCTGCTGTTCGTTGCGCTCGGACTGGAACCGGTTCCCTTGGACTCGTCAGAGGCGCAGCTCCAGATGGCGGCTCTCCGGGCAGACGTTCTGACTCAGGCTCCCGCCTTGGCAGCGTTCCTGGATGGCGCTGCAGGGACCTTCGGGGAGATGCCTCTGCCGGACTCGACGGACGCCGTCTCCAGTGCGTCGCGGTTCTCGGAATGGCTGTCGGAAGGTCCTCCGCCGACCTGCACGGTCGTCCTGATGGTTCGCGGAAGCGTCGACGGGCGGTCGCCGCTGGTGCGGGAGATCGCTCGGGTCGGCGTCGTGGCGGATGTGGACTCGTTGCTTTCCGGTAGTGGCGGCGCGGCTTCCCGCGACACGGTCGCGCGGTTCATCGGGAAGCGGCTCAACGACGCGGATCGGCGGATCGCGTCGGATGCGTTGGCGGCGTTCCGGTCGCGGACAAACGATGATCTGGGTCGGATCGTGGACGAGCTGGAGAAGCTCGTCGCCTACGTGGGCGATGCCGAGGAGATCACGCTCTCCGATGTCACAGCTGCCGTGTCGGACGGGACTTCCAGTTCGGTGTTCGACCTGACGGATGCGCTGGGCGCACGCGACCTCGCCAAGGCGCTCATGTGCCTTGACGACGTGCTCAAGCAGGGGGAACCCCCCCTTCGCGTCCACGCGATGCTCGTGCGGCAGGTGCGGATGATGCTTCAGGCGCGTCTGCTGTGCGAAAGCGGGCGCGTCCTCGACGTCGCGCCGGAGATGAGCTATGGTGCGTTCAGTTCGGGCGTCCACGGGAAGTGGGATGCGGAGACGGTTCGCAGCCTACCGTCGGGCGCTCAGACGAACCTGCTGAAACAGAAGCCCTATGCGGCGTATCTGGCGTTCCGGCAGTCGGCGAAGTTCACGACGGCGGAGTTGCTGGTTGCCTACGAGCGGCTGATCGAAGCCGACGAGGAGATGAAGTCGTCAGGCGGGTTCGGCGACCTGAGCCTATCTCGCACCATCGAACGGATCATTCGTCCGACCGGCTCTGCCGGGTGA